One Paraburkholderia caffeinilytica DNA segment encodes these proteins:
- a CDS encoding Arm DNA-binding domain-containing protein, with protein MKLTYPLLLNAKPQDKPYKIRDRDSMYLRVSVSGSTVWKFDYRLDGKDCSYTLSGFIHFPILRDHPGNVTKPAAGFLQYSIIFDACSWSPPKLNAVTRLLTVLPLVHSHMRQVPDVGRGHWREQLTRGSRLPLPVRSSRQRDR; from the coding sequence ATGAAGCTAACCTACCCGCTGCTGCTGAACGCCAAACCGCAAGACAAGCCCTATAAGATCCGCGACCGCGACTCCATGTATCTGCGGGTGTCGGTCTCAGGTTCGACGGTGTGGAAATTTGACTACCGGTTGGATGGCAAGGATTGCAGCTATACCCTATCTGGATTTATTCATTTCCCGATTCTACGCGACCACCCTGGTAACGTGACAAAGCCGGCAGCAGGCTTCCTCCAATACTCCATCATCTTTGACGCCTGTTCATGGTCGCCTCCCAAGCTGAACGCAGTGACGCGCCTGCTTACCGTGCTCCCGCTAGTACATTCACACATGAGACAAGTCCCCGACGTTGGGCGGGGACATTGGCGTGAACAACTTACGCGCGGGTCCCGACTTCCGCTTCCTGTGCGGTCCAGCCGGCAACGCGATCGCTGA
- a CDS encoding fatty acid desaturase gives MAIYLDDTQRNALAQQAASWTWRTQWPTWLLIATIYGGWFSVATHARVLGLPLTTTLLALFGTWYMSLQHELLHGHPTRSPHFNALLGFAPLAVWFPYGVYRDSHLQHHDDPHLTLPERDPESYFVSQRVWQRAGFAMRALLTFRNTFIGRLLVGPAFSIAAMSADALDKFKRGDWRDVPVWLAHLPALVALTVWLQRSCGIPAWTFIVGAGYGSLSLGSIRSFQEHRAAHAPEHRTVINEAAWFWRLLFLNNNYHLVHHDLPHVPWFAIRGVYETSRQQYIERSGGFLVKGYSEWLRLYAFALAAPPVYRDLSDSTQSNPPASGSFAGKLRVKIM, from the coding sequence ATGGCGATTTACCTCGACGACACGCAACGCAACGCACTCGCTCAACAGGCTGCAAGCTGGACATGGCGCACGCAATGGCCAACGTGGCTGCTGATCGCCACAATCTACGGTGGATGGTTCAGCGTGGCAACACATGCGCGCGTGCTCGGCCTGCCACTGACCACCACGCTGCTGGCGTTGTTCGGCACGTGGTACATGTCCTTGCAACATGAACTGCTGCACGGCCATCCGACGCGTTCGCCGCACTTCAACGCACTGTTGGGATTCGCGCCGCTCGCGGTGTGGTTTCCGTATGGCGTCTATCGTGATTCGCATCTTCAGCATCACGACGATCCGCATCTGACGCTTCCGGAGCGCGATCCCGAGAGCTATTTCGTCAGTCAGCGTGTGTGGCAACGCGCGGGTTTCGCGATGCGCGCGCTGCTGACCTTCCGCAATACGTTTATTGGCCGTCTGCTGGTTGGACCGGCTTTTTCCATCGCGGCAATGAGTGCGGATGCGCTCGACAAATTCAAACGCGGCGATTGGCGCGACGTGCCGGTGTGGCTCGCGCATCTGCCCGCGCTAGTCGCACTGACCGTGTGGCTTCAACGCAGTTGCGGAATTCCGGCGTGGACCTTTATCGTCGGTGCGGGTTATGGGTCGTTGTCGTTGGGCTCGATTCGTTCGTTTCAGGAGCATCGTGCGGCACATGCTCCGGAGCATCGCACTGTCATTAACGAGGCGGCGTGGTTCTGGAGGCTGCTGTTTCTGAACAACAACTATCATCTGGTTCATCATGACTTGCCGCATGTGCCGTGGTTTGCAATTCGGGGGGTCTATGAAACGTCCCGGCAGCAGTACATAGAACGCTCAGGAGGCTTTCTCGTAAAGGGTTATAGCGAATGGCTGAGGCTCTACGCATTCGCCCTGGCCGCCCCTCCGGTTTATAGAGATCTATCCGACTCGACCCAGAGTAATCCACCTGCTTCCGGCAGTTTTGCGGGTAAATTGCGGGTGAAAATCATGTAG
- a CDS encoding CDP-diacylglycerol diphosphatase, giving the protein MLVRTVAVLAVAFTATSCTRLAAVDSNALWKIVDVRCVPSQQATGTPGQCTIVDLDKRYAILKDIVGRSQHLLIPTDRVTGIESPFVLTPNAPNYWDDAWVSRLYVEKSVKRTLPDNQLGLEINSPFRRTQNQLHIHIDCMQGKASDALARHAKDTPGEWRWDTLDGQRYRIMRVTSLTQANNPFRIVARDNKDAAAMAMQTILVTGAGPSAEKDGWLVVNSGLDVDNGSGSAEGLLDHACRVADGE; this is encoded by the coding sequence ATGCTCGTGCGCACCGTTGCGGTATTGGCGGTCGCCTTCACCGCCACCTCATGCACGCGCCTTGCCGCAGTCGATTCGAACGCGCTCTGGAAAATCGTCGATGTGCGCTGCGTGCCGTCGCAACAGGCCACCGGCACGCCGGGCCAATGCACGATTGTCGATCTCGACAAACGCTATGCAATCCTGAAGGACATTGTCGGCCGCTCGCAGCATCTGCTGATTCCGACCGACCGCGTCACCGGCATAGAAAGCCCGTTCGTACTGACGCCGAATGCACCAAACTACTGGGACGACGCGTGGGTATCGCGGCTCTATGTGGAGAAGTCGGTCAAGCGCACCCTGCCCGACAACCAACTCGGCCTCGAGATCAACTCGCCATTCCGCCGCACGCAAAACCAGCTGCATATCCATATCGATTGCATGCAAGGCAAGGCGAGCGACGCCCTCGCGCGTCACGCAAAGGACACGCCTGGCGAGTGGCGCTGGGATACGCTCGACGGCCAACGCTACCGGATCATGCGCGTCACCTCGCTCACTCAGGCGAACAATCCGTTTCGCATTGTCGCGCGTGACAACAAAGACGCTGCGGCGATGGCCATGCAAACCATCCTCGTGACCGGTGCGGGACCGTCGGCGGAGAAGGACGGCTGGCTCGTCGTGAATAGCGGCCTCGATGTCGACAACGGCAGCGGTTCGGCGGAGGGCTTGCTCGATCATGCGTGCCGCGTGGCGGATGGAGAATGA
- the iaaH gene encoding indoleacetamide hydrolase translates to MTWTVDQQLALTATEAVAAIQSGRLKAADYMATLLARAASLSSLNALTTLDLDGALAAAQRIDALPPAAKAPLPLAGLPIVVKDNINTAGLQTSAGTPALEGFVPATNAPSVQRLLDAGAIVLGKANMHELAFGITSTNFATHAGPVRNPYDPTLIPGGSSGGTAAAIAARIVPAGLGTDTGGSTRIPAALTGIAGFRPSVGNGGAERRYHDPDAVVPISHTRDTVGPMARTVADIALLDGVITGAGPLPALALSGLRIGLPEPLWEGLEKQVEDVARAALRRLEQAGVTFVPVAMSELETLNGLVGGPIAIHEARADVLAWLVANNAPVKTVSEMAARIASPDVRAIYDDILADVLGAQYDAALKQWRPRLQQYVAATFADERLDALLFPTTRLAAVPIDDLHGSSTVSIDGAAPLDTMEAFLRNTDPASTSGIPGLSLAAGMTAGGLPVGLELDGPLGEDRRLLAIGVAVEQLLGVLPAPVL, encoded by the coding sequence ATGACATGGACCGTCGATCAACAGTTGGCCCTAACCGCAACGGAAGCGGTCGCCGCGATCCAGTCCGGACGCCTCAAGGCCGCCGACTATATGGCCACGCTGCTGGCACGCGCGGCGTCGCTCTCGAGCCTCAATGCGCTCACCACGCTCGACCTCGACGGCGCGCTGGCCGCCGCGCAGCGCATCGATGCGTTGCCGCCCGCAGCAAAAGCGCCATTGCCGCTCGCCGGTTTGCCCATCGTCGTGAAGGACAACATCAACACGGCCGGCTTGCAGACCTCGGCGGGCACGCCTGCTTTGGAAGGTTTCGTGCCGGCGACGAACGCGCCTTCGGTACAACGGCTTCTCGATGCCGGCGCGATCGTCCTCGGCAAAGCCAACATGCACGAACTCGCGTTCGGCATCACCAGCACGAACTTCGCCACGCACGCCGGGCCGGTGCGCAACCCGTACGACCCCACACTGATTCCCGGCGGCTCGTCCGGCGGCACCGCCGCCGCGATCGCCGCGCGCATCGTGCCCGCGGGCCTGGGCACCGACACCGGCGGCTCGACTCGCATTCCGGCCGCGTTGACCGGTATCGCGGGGTTTCGTCCGTCAGTCGGTAACGGTGGCGCCGAACGGCGCTATCACGACCCGGACGCCGTCGTGCCGATCAGCCATACGCGTGACACGGTGGGGCCGATGGCGCGCACGGTCGCCGATATCGCTTTGCTCGACGGCGTGATCACCGGTGCAGGACCGTTACCCGCGCTCGCGCTGAGCGGCTTGCGTATCGGCCTTCCCGAACCGCTCTGGGAAGGCCTCGAAAAGCAGGTCGAAGACGTCGCGCGTGCCGCCTTGCGCCGCCTCGAACAGGCGGGCGTCACCTTCGTGCCGGTCGCGATGAGCGAGCTGGAGACCTTGAACGGACTGGTCGGCGGCCCGATCGCGATCCATGAGGCGCGCGCGGACGTCCTCGCCTGGCTCGTCGCCAACAATGCGCCGGTCAAGACGGTCAGCGAAATGGCGGCCCGCATCGCGAGCCCGGACGTGCGCGCGATCTACGACGACATCCTCGCCGACGTGCTCGGCGCCCAATACGACGCAGCGCTGAAGCAATGGCGGCCGCGCTTGCAGCAGTATGTCGCAGCGACTTTCGCGGATGAGCGTCTGGATGCGCTGCTGTTTCCGACCACGCGCCTCGCCGCGGTGCCGATCGACGACCTGCACGGCTCGTCGACGGTATCGATCGATGGCGCCGCGCCGCTCGATACGATGGAGGCGTTCCTGCGCAATACCGACCCGGCCAGCACGTCCGGCATTCCGGGCTTGTCGCTGGCGGCGGGAATGACCGCTGGCGGCTTGCCGGTCGGGCTGGAACTGGATGGCCCGCTCGGCGAGGACCGGCGGCTGCTGGCGATCGGCGTGGCCGTCGAGCAATTGCTCGGTGTGCTGCCGGCGCCGGTGCTCTGA
- a CDS encoding transcriptional regulator, with the protein MNPHIRYKGYEVAPAAQRLPNGLFAANLTIEKTSASQGQAYSFDALDYFFDEEHALAYAFRWGRMWIDSRK; encoded by the coding sequence ATGAATCCACATATCCGCTACAAGGGCTACGAAGTCGCACCGGCTGCACAACGACTGCCCAACGGCCTGTTCGCCGCCAACCTGACTATCGAGAAAACGTCTGCAAGCCAGGGCCAGGCCTACTCATTCGACGCACTCGATTACTTCTTCGACGAAGAGCACGCGCTCGCCTATGCGTTCCGTTGGGGACGCATGTGGATCGACAGCCGCAAGTAA
- a CDS encoding NADPH-dependent FMN reductase: MTSFDHHRRPLVIGIGGTTRAASSTERALGFALRGAEAAGATTRLFGGTFLHSLPHYAPENPQRTAEQLELIEAVRHADALIIATPGYHGGVSGLVKNALDTLEELRADERPYLDGRAVGCIVTAYGWQAAGSVLTSLRSIVHALRGWPTPFGAGINTLETRFDTVDTCSDAKVVDQLATVGHQAAQFALAFNAHRTPTAAPIGNAVKEAQPARLLHAV; this comes from the coding sequence TTGACCAGTTTCGATCATCACCGCCGCCCGCTTGTCATCGGCATCGGCGGCACGACACGCGCGGCCTCGTCGACCGAGCGCGCGCTCGGCTTTGCGCTGCGCGGCGCGGAAGCCGCGGGCGCGACTACCCGGCTGTTCGGCGGCACCTTCCTGCATAGCCTGCCCCACTACGCGCCGGAAAACCCTCAACGCACCGCCGAGCAGCTGGAACTGATCGAGGCCGTGCGCCATGCGGACGCGCTGATCATCGCGACGCCCGGCTATCACGGCGGCGTCTCGGGCCTCGTCAAGAACGCGCTCGACACGCTCGAGGAGCTGCGCGCCGACGAACGGCCGTATCTGGATGGCCGCGCGGTCGGCTGCATCGTCACCGCTTATGGCTGGCAGGCGGCCGGCTCGGTGCTGACTTCGCTGCGCTCGATCGTCCACGCATTGCGCGGCTGGCCGACGCCGTTCGGCGCCGGGATCAACACGCTGGAAACGCGTTTCGACACCGTCGACACCTGTTCCGACGCCAAGGTCGTCGATCAGCTCGCCACGGTCGGCCATCAGGCCGCGCAATTCGCCCTGGCGTTCAACGCGCATCGCACGCCGACGGCCGCGCCGATCGGCAATGCAGTCAAGGAAGCGCAACCCGCCCGATTGCTGCACGCGGTTTAG
- a CDS encoding J domain-containing protein: MATLYDTLGVHTHATDEEIKRAYRKAAMKWHPDRNSGAEEVARATFQEIKDAYAILSDAAQRKVYDAVYAEQMRGWEAQHARRQKAQAEREAAARAADEAAYAEMVSLAMRFADEGHNRDVLFGVLLGRRCEAQRAAQIADSVAALQASRRAAEKAEADAEAATEAVDVPDVSAKAEAATANNGAASHGAPGQHGNPGNPGKREESAGDAHPAGVLGGLWFQFLNGLRF; the protein is encoded by the coding sequence ATGGCAACCCTATATGACACGCTCGGCGTGCACACGCACGCCACGGACGAAGAAATCAAGCGGGCCTACCGCAAGGCCGCGATGAAATGGCATCCGGATCGCAACAGCGGCGCCGAGGAAGTGGCGCGTGCCACCTTCCAGGAAATCAAGGACGCGTACGCGATCCTCTCCGACGCCGCGCAGCGCAAGGTCTATGACGCGGTCTATGCCGAGCAGATGCGCGGCTGGGAAGCGCAGCACGCGCGCCGGCAAAAAGCCCAGGCCGAACGCGAGGCGGCGGCGCGTGCCGCGGACGAAGCGGCCTATGCCGAGATGGTGTCGCTCGCCATGCGTTTCGCCGACGAGGGCCACAATCGCGACGTCCTGTTCGGTGTGCTGCTAGGACGTCGATGCGAGGCGCAGCGGGCCGCGCAGATCGCCGATAGCGTCGCGGCCCTGCAGGCGTCGCGGCGAGCGGCTGAGAAGGCGGAGGCCGACGCCGAGGCGGCGACAGAAGCGGTGGACGTCCCCGACGTTTCAGCGAAAGCGGAGGCGGCGACCGCGAACAACGGTGCCGCCAGCCACGGCGCGCCAGGCCAGCACGGCAACCCCGGCAACCCCGGCAAGCGCGAAGAAAGTGCCGGCGACGCGCATCCGGCCGGCGTGCTGGGCGGACTCTGGTTCCAGTTTCTCAACGGCTTGCGGTTTTGA
- a CDS encoding low molecular weight phosphatase family protein, whose amino-acid sequence MTRKYKVLFLCRENSARSIIAEALLRELAGHRFEAFSAGPEPATRVHPIAIAQLQPGISDLGVLSPKSWLEFTGEWAPRMDLVIAMDECVAGHHAPRFPGEPSLCRWIFADPLADGMLEPERVRLFEKVFWQIVRQVSMFIELPQYAAPPARTGDASCASMSETIPAIQCNV is encoded by the coding sequence GTGACCAGAAAATACAAGGTGCTGTTTCTCTGTCGCGAGAATTCAGCACGCAGCATCATTGCCGAAGCTTTACTGCGCGAACTGGCTGGACACCGGTTCGAAGCGTTCAGCGCGGGGCCGGAGCCGGCCACGCGCGTCCATCCCATTGCGATCGCGCAACTGCAACCCGGTATCTCGGATCTGGGCGTGCTCAGTCCGAAAAGCTGGCTGGAATTCACCGGCGAATGGGCGCCGCGCATGGATCTCGTCATCGCGATGGACGAGTGCGTCGCCGGGCATCATGCGCCGCGCTTTCCCGGAGAACCTTCGTTGTGTCGCTGGATCTTTGCCGATCCGCTCGCAGACGGCATGCTCGAGCCGGAGCGAGTGCGTTTGTTTGAAAAGGTGTTCTGGCAAATCGTCCGGCAGGTGAGCATGTTTATCGAATTGCCGCAGTACGCGGCGCCGCCGGCTCGCACCGGCGACGCATCGTGCGCATCGATGAGCGAAACGATCCCTGCCATACAGTGCAACGTGTGA
- a CDS encoding fasciclin domain-containing protein: protein MKGKLFFAAAALSIAASCAFAAGETVVVGGQAMYPSKDIVDNAVNSADHTTLVAAVKAAGLVDTLKGAGPFTVFAPTNEAFAALPAGTVDTLVKPENKATLTSILTYHVLPGRYDFNKLDSAIKAGGGKASIRTVNGAMLTFTENGPRNIVVADAAGHTADISTYDVYQSNGVIMVVDKVLMPK from the coding sequence ATGAAAGGGAAATTGTTTTTTGCCGCCGCGGCTTTGTCGATTGCCGCCTCCTGCGCATTCGCTGCAGGTGAAACGGTCGTCGTCGGCGGACAGGCGATGTACCCCAGCAAGGACATCGTCGACAACGCGGTCAATTCCGCGGATCACACCACGCTCGTCGCCGCGGTCAAAGCGGCGGGCCTCGTCGATACGCTCAAGGGTGCGGGCCCGTTCACCGTTTTCGCGCCGACCAACGAAGCGTTTGCGGCATTGCCGGCCGGCACGGTCGACACGCTCGTCAAGCCTGAAAACAAGGCGACGCTCACCAGCATCCTCACCTATCACGTGCTCCCGGGCCGTTACGACTTCAACAAACTGGACTCGGCGATCAAGGCCGGTGGCGGCAAGGCGTCAATCAGGACCGTCAACGGCGCGATGCTCACCTTCACGGAAAACGGACCGCGCAATATCGTCGTCGCCGACGCGGCGGGCCACACCGCTGACATCTCCACCTACGACGTCTACCAAAGCAACGGCGTGATCATGGTGGTCGACAAGGTGCTGATGCCGAAATAG
- a CDS encoding H-NS family nucleoid-associated regulatory protein encodes MDERKRDSMIAYLRHRMEEFGIKPEDLAAALAAEPKGQKAERYRSATGDSWDGQGEMPQWLKQAISAGQSIDHFELSATPAPAPQPRKQVDWLNDPFAGSPLARSNNR; translated from the coding sequence ATGGACGAAAGGAAGCGAGATAGCATGATTGCGTATCTCCGCCACCGCATGGAAGAGTTTGGTATCAAACCAGAAGACCTCGCCGCCGCGCTGGCGGCCGAACCGAAGGGGCAAAAGGCTGAACGCTACCGCAGCGCAACGGGAGATAGCTGGGATGGCCAGGGTGAAATGCCCCAATGGCTTAAACAGGCAATTAGCGCAGGGCAATCAATCGACCACTTCGAATTATCGGCCACGCCGGCACCCGCCCCGCAGCCGAGAAAACAGGTGGATTGGTTAAACGACCCGTTCGCGGGAAGTCCGCTTGCGCGCTCGAACAACCGCTAA